CGCCCCATAACCAAGCCCAATCAGGAGAGTGCCAACATACATGGCCCCGGGCCATCCCATGGCAAAGAAAACATGGCCAACGGCCATGATGAGTTGTGCTACAGCCATTGCTATTGGTCTCGGGTAAGCGTGGTCCCTGTCAGAAAACAGCGTAAGGTTGGGATGAGCAAGAGCAAATAAAACTATATTTTATCCTAATGATTTAATTTTGAAGGCGGAATTATCTCTCTATCAAATGCAAtgaacacaacaaaaatcaaacttCCTACCTTACGATAATCTCAGAGAAGTAACCTCCTCCAATACGTCCCAAGAAGTTCCAGATACTGATCATGGACACGAATATGTGCGTGTTATTATACCCGAGAGACTGGCTCATCTGGCCCAGGTTATCAATCACTGTCAGTCCTGATCCTGAACCGAGAAGAAGTGAGAAGAAAATGAGCCAAAAGTCGGCCTTAATCAGGGCCTGCATAAGTGTGAAGTCCTCCCCTCGATGAGGACCTCTCCTCCTCTTGACCCTCACTGCACCTTCAGCAGCTGCTTGGAATAGCTTGGCTTGCAAATGAGCGATCCTCTTCTGCCTCTCCAACGCGGGAAGCAAGTCCATATCTTTGGgcttctcctcctccacctcgCTGAATATGACCTCATGAGTCTCTTGCTGAGACTTTCCTGCTTCCTGTTTCTGGGACTCGGACAGGAGGGCCTCCTCGAGCGGGGCCCGTGGGTCTGAGAAGAAGCTCTGAGACAAAGGAATCACGATTGGGACCACAAGGAGGACAAGCAGGACGATCGTGAAGATCGTGATGATTTTGGGGCTCATATCAACCAGATCCTCAACGAGCATGACCCCCATAAGATAGGCAGCCAGGAGGATGCACACGCTATAGACGAATGAGAAACTGAAGCCATCTGATGCCCGGACCTGCCGGTGGCCCTTAACAGGCCTCACAATGAACATCAGGGCAACAGTCACCATTGCAGGCCCGACAGCAACCATGAAAATGAGGTTTGCGTGGTCAGGGGAGTGGATCATGGCATATATCTGTGTAAGGATGGCCCCGCCAAGCCCCGCAAATCCCTTGAGGATCCCCACCACTGGGCCCCGGCTCTTCGGGAAGTTTTGCACACAGGACACAAGAGCCGCCGTGTTGAAGTAGGTCTCACCATTTGTCCCAATAAAAATGAGGATGCACATCTACATGAATCAACCAAAACAGGAGGGGAAAATCAGTAAGGAGGTTCACTCAATTTCTTTGCACGCATGAGCACATAACAAAAGAAACAGTTAAATTAgcaga
Above is a window of Punica granatum isolate Tunisia-2019 chromosome 7, ASM765513v2, whole genome shotgun sequence DNA encoding:
- the LOC116215163 gene encoding protein NUCLEAR FUSION DEFECTIVE 4-like; amino-acid sequence: MGELGEKFRGFMNNRWLVFVAAMWIQSCAGIGYLFGSISPVIKSSLNYNQRQVARLGVAKDLGDSVGFLAGSLCEVLPLWGALLVGALQNFVGYGWVWLVVTGRSPVLPLWAMCILIFIGTNGETYFNTAALVSCVQNFPKSRGPVVGILKGFAGLGGAILTQIYAMIHSPDHANLIFMVAVGPAMVTVALMFIVRPVKGHRQVRASDGFSFSFVYSVCILLAAYLMGVMLVEDLVDMSPKIITIFTIVLLVLLVVPIVIPLSQSFFSDPRAPLEEALLSESQKQEAGKSQQETHEVIFSEVEEEKPKDMDLLPALERQKRIAHLQAKLFQAAAEGAVRVKRRRGPHRGEDFTLMQALIKADFWLIFFSLLLGSGSGLTVIDNLGQMSQSLGYNNTHIFVSMISIWNFLGRIGGGYFSEIIVRDHAYPRPIAMAVAQLIMAVGHVFFAMGWPGAMYVGTLLIGLGYGAHWAIVPAAASELFGLKKFGALYNFLTLANPAGSLVFSGLIASSIYDYEAEKQANAHHHNPTQSSFSSFSSWLMLDEPLKCDGSICFFLTSMIMSGLCLIAVVLSMILVYRTKIVYANLYGKPRT